One window from the genome of Plasmodium reichenowi strain SY57 chromosome 8, whole genome shotgun sequence encodes:
- a CDS encoding protein phosphatase, putative, with protein sequence MGTCISFLKKNSVKEKKNTRRRLSISTKIDLPDDTEEIKRSIQELKHNEDKFKESSENVTTRRISENEVQEEVEGEEDEEEERRKKLDKKKRSLKNRSSVAGVRASHFQEDFEKKCVKIKGSVEKLHENGIGYVCRKGLKPESPNQDDFIIITMENLALYAIFDGHGPYGHDVSNYVQKELPYMIIKNENFLKNPKEVFTKAFLNIHENIERTTNAYLDSFTNKNSNNKLHINSNFVINDQALESMQGYNNYTDSDTNSDDSYDYDDTIEDDEDEEDDEEDESNDNKDDDHEEEEEGESNSSIDDEFNKENKKTKKENDPDVKEEKSLTTRKKKQKKKKMKKRKKRKNKIFFDSTMSGTTATIIVHLFKEKKLYVAYVGDSRAVLGKRKNGSKQLSAVELTKDHKPNCAAEKRRILSSGGQVMKLEGDIPYRVFIKNKFYPGLAMSRAIGDTIGHQIGIIAEPDFIEVNINEDEDILVLICSDGVWEFISSEEAVNLIYEFGYNNVQDAVENLARESWDRWLNEEENIVDDITIQAIYLSEKSKNLK encoded by the exons ATGGGTACATGCATCTcttttcttaaaaaaaattctg ttaAAGAGAAAAAGAATACTAGAAGAAGACTCTCAATAAGCACTAAAATTGATTTGCCGGATGACActgaagaaataaaaagaagCATACAAGAATTAAAACACAATGAAGATAAATTTAAGGAATCATCTGAAAATGTGACAACAAGAAGAATAAGCGAAAATGAAGTACAAGAAGAGGTTGAAGGAGAAgaagatgaagaagaagaaagaagaaaaaaattagataAGAAGAAACGAAGTTTAAAAAATCGTTCCTCAGTAGCTGGAGTAAGAGCTTCTCATTTCCAAGAAGATTTTGAAAAGAAGTgtgtaaaaataaaaggtTCTGTAGAGAAATTGCATGAAAATGGTATTGGATATGTTTGTAGGAAAGGGTTAAAACCAGAAAGTCCTAATCAAGatgattttattattataactatGGAAAACCTAGCATTATATGCTATTTTTGATGGTCATGGACCATATGGACATGATGTTTCTAATTATGTACAAAAAGAACTACcatatatgattattaagaacgaaaattttttaaaaaatccAAAAGAAGTTTTTACAAAAGCCTTTCTAAATATTCatgaaaatattgaaaGAACTACAAACGCATATTTAGATTCttttacaaataaaaatagtaataataagttacatataaattctAATTTTGTTATAAATGATCAAGCATTAGAAAGTATGCAaggatataataattataccGATAGCGATACTAATAGTGATGATAGTTATGATTATGATGATACTATAGAAGACGATgaagatgaagaagatGACGAAGAAGATGAATCCaatgataataaagatgatgatcatgaagaagaagaagaaggAGAAAGTAATAGTAGTATTGATGATGaatttaataaagaaaataaaaaaacaaaaaaagaaaatgatcCAGATgttaaagaagaaaaatcATTAACtacaagaaaaaagaaacaaaaaaaaaaaaaaatgaaaaaaagaaaaaaaagaaaaaataaaatattctttGATAGTACTATGAGTGGTACTACAGCTACTATTATTGTTCATTTGTtcaaagaaaaaaaattatatgtagCTTATGTAGGAGATTCTAGAGCTGTTCTTGGAAAACGAAAAAATGGATCAAAGCAATTATCAGCAGTAGAATTAACCAAAGATCATAAGCCAAATTGTGCTGCtgaaaaaagaagaatttTAAGTTCAGGAGGACAAGTAATGAAGTTAGAGGGTGATATACCGTATCGTgttttcataaaaaataaattttatcCAGGATTAGCTATGTCAAG AGCTATAGGTGATACCATTGGACATCAGATAGGAATAATAGCTGAACCAGATTTTATTGaagtaaatataaatgagGATGAAGACATACTAGTTCTCATTTGTAGTGATGGTGTATGGGAATTTATATCTTCAGAAGAGGCCgttaatttaatatatgaatttgGATATAACAAT gTTCAAGATGCAGTTGAAAATTTAGCAAGGGAATCATGGGATCGATGGTTAAAcgaagaagaaaatattgTGGACGATATCACAATACAAGCAATATACTTATCCGAAAAATcgaaaaatttaaaataa
- a CDS encoding aquaporin, putative, giving the protein MKIQKGLFFLQRSIKNVLRKIIKFIKGYVKDIIKEINVKSLKKYKYNLFFEFIGSFLFVFFISIYMLNSNSNEEYIIKHTKQINPYKTNDILITSHNNFEAEINNIKYMNNLDQERNNVVASILLEKYDNEYKGNNKSKREMERDHDKINNNLQNEFEKDNEKKKNYDNINEKEVSTTSDGKIKDMEDAKNISNKNENYDNTNMELKNEKINNKVNDEKYIKNEDDINNKVNDEKNIKNEDDINNKVNDEKNIKNEDDINNKVNDEKNIKNEDNINNKENMLKSVDKIIFKEPVNEYSKIKIEDINNINLKDIDQYEVLKNSENKKSSNHAIYSFVGCFIYVIFILLGAHINPAYTYALWLTEPKKYGFALSTLYITFQYFGGIVASIICAHLYGSIFIYTLLPKKEIIKTFLCEFISTFLITLLLLSLYNYKKKFMEENKNDESLTFNINKLRNMSSLYNFNTYEDFYSYDIFSTNQNRKYNSFLYIDNKYIKYIMNHIFYLLFIFFSLLFFVFVTNTTLNPMFSTSTLYTYLYYKIFKASNSFKIYSIFISFLSITKIFQLLIFYIQSLPLWIGPYFGSAFAATFLSLFKENEEEIINIIDTNVYSSYNKKKEQIPLIDKNSAKQNAYLIEYNDNIHNNSYNYLLPSVF; this is encoded by the coding sequence atgaaaatacaAAAAGGGTTATTTTTTCTCCAAAGATCTATTAAAAATGTGTTgagaaaaattataaagtTTATTAAAGGTTATgtaaaagatataataaaagagataaatgtaaaatcattgaaaaaatataaatataatttattttttgaatttatTGGTTCGTTcctttttgttttttttatatccatatatatgttaaattCAAATTCaaatgaagaatatataattaaacaCACCAAACAAATTAATCCATATAAAACTAATGACATTTTAATAACAAGTCATAATAATTTCGAAGCagaaattaataatattaaatatatgaataacTTAGATCAAGAAAGAAATAATGTCGTAGCAAGCatattattagaaaaatatgataacGAATATAAAGGTAACAATAAAAGTAAAAGGGAAATGGAAAGGGACcatgataaaataaacaataatttacaaaatgaatttgaaaaagataatgaaaaaaaaaaaaattatgataatataaatgaaaaagaagTAAGCACTACATCTGATgggaaaataaaagatatgGAGGATgctaaaaatatatctaataaaaatgaaaattatgataatacaaatatggaattaaaaaatgagaaaataaataataaagtaaatgatgaaaaatatattaagaatgaagatgatataaataataaagtaaatgatgaaaaaaatattaagaatgaagatgatataaataataaagtaaatgatgaaaaaaatattaagaatgaagatgatataaataataaagtaaatgatgaaaaaaatattaagaatgaagataatataaataataaagagaATATGCTTAAAAGTGTagataaaattatttttaaagaacccgtaaatgaatatagtaaaataaaaatagaagatattaataatatcaatttaaaagatattGATCAATATGaagtattaaaaaattcagaaaataaaaaaagtagTAATCATGcaatatattcttttgtaggttgttttatatatgtaatatttattttgttagGTGCTCATATAAATCCAGCTTATACATATGCTTTATGGTTAACAGaaccaaaaaaatatggattTGCTCTTTCAACACTTTATATTACTTTTCAATATTTTGGTGGTATCGTTGCTAGTATTATATGTGCTCATTTATATGGtagtatatttatttatactttattaccaaaaaaagaaattatcAAAACCTTTCTTTGTGAATTTATATCAACCTTTTTAATAActttgttattattaagtttatataattataaaaagaaatttatggaagaaaataaaaatgatgaatcattaacatttaatataaacaaattaaGAAATATGAGTTCTTTATACAattttaatacatatgaAGATTTCTATTCATATGACATTTTCAGTACAAATCAgaatagaaaatataattcatttctatatattgataataaatatattaaatatataatgaaccatatattttacttattatttatattcttttctttattattttttgtttttgtaACAAATACAACATTGAATCCAATGTTTTCAACATCTAcattatatacatatttatattataaaattttcaaaGCATCTAATTCgtttaaaatttattccatctttatatcatttttaagtattacaaaaatatttcaactactaatcttttatattcaGTCGTTACCATTATGGATAGGGCCTTATTTTGGATCAGCATTTGCCGCAACTTTCCTTTCGCTTTTTAAAGAAAACGAAGAAGAAATTATCAACATCATTGATACAAATGTATATTCCTcgtataataaaaagaaagaacAAATACCGTTAATAGATAAAAACAGCGCAAAGCAAAATGCTTATCTGATTGAATACAATgataatatacataataattcatataattatttactACCCAGcgttttttaa
- a CDS encoding protein phosphatase, putative, with product MPVINGTHVISMKNYTLVSDAYGEKGVKKVYEDEYLICENLKSFNKNLHPNFNFACFCLFDGHNGKNTAMFLKRNLAQELSNSFLEMQNTYDSSLPIPDHFIKISVNNTCKRIDERIAQEYPNSRDGATCVIVLIKDEYAYIINIGDSCAYLCRYLNNSNQAIELVDIHKPWVITEKERIIKHGGTIENGRVNDIIDVTRSFGDLSLKKYGLLCTGTFKKFKINSDDNFIILGTDGFFGSVDINYVINEITNLSKKEERLVNVEKKKTVFDAKSICNIMVEHAIVDKKSQDNVTVVLIKFLHK from the exons atgCCTGTAATAAATGGAACACATGTTATTTCTATGA AAAATTATACTTTAGTTAGTGATGCATATGGTGAAAAGGGAGTAAAGAAAGTTTATGAAGATGAATATTTGATATGtgaaaatttaaaaagttttaataaaaactTACATCCTAATTTCAACTTTGc ttgtttttgtttatttgaTGGGCATAATGGGAAAAATACAGCcatgtttttaaaaagaaatttgGCACAAGAGTTATCAAATAGTTTCTTAGAAATGCAGAATACATATGATTCATCTCTTCCCATACCTGatcattttataaaaata AGTGTTAATAATACATGTAAAAGGATTGACGAAAGGATAGCCCAAGAATATCCAAATAGCCGAG ACGGTGCCACATGTGTGATAGTTTTAATAAAGGATGAATATgcttatataataaacatagGAGATTCGTGTGCATATTTGTGTCgatatttaaataattctaATCAGg CCATTGAGTTAGTAGATATTCATAAACCTTGGGTTATAACAGAAAAGgaaagaataataaaacatgGAGGTACTATTGAAAATGGAAGAGTGAACGATATAATCGATGTCACAAGATCTTTTGGAGACTTATc ATTAAAGAAATATGGCTTATTGTGCACGGGGACATTTAAAAAgtttaaaataaattctgacgataattttataattctaGGAACAGATGGATTTTTTGGTTCTGTTGATATCAATTATGTGATAAATGAAATAACAAATTTGTCTAAAAAG GAAGAACGATTGGTAAACgttgaaaaaaaaaagacaGTATTCGATGCTAAGAGTATTTGCAATATTATGGTGGAACATGCTATTGTTGATAAAAAATCTCAA GATAATGTAACGGTTGTTTTAATCAAATTTCTGcacaaataa
- a CDS encoding RNA helicase, putative, whose protein sequence is MTNMNYNNSNMNSGYNKNEEGNLYVRNNYATNTNDNMSNTYNKGNVVAEDGSTNNFVYNQIRNSKREMNHMVSNSNNGSRNYSVEHLNPNNENVGLNDSNNINNNNSNHSNHNNNNNNNNNNNNNSSSNAGVVRNVDNNRSYMNYVDKNNNPENMKNNFGNNKYYDNQGNNENNMLHDQMKGGLNVGGMNSFNNNNVNNLNNMQMENNRLMFDNNNNNIKRNNNYMNNNINNNNNNNNNGRMEKPRYKPPMLRNQGNFHNNRNNFNRMNFNKGVGNNNFNNNNNNNNNNNNNAFPRNYTIPQTAWATRDNRRYYPEKEEEIYSNVKSEKGVNFDLYNSIPVEISGFNSENVAAIETFDDPSLNLNELLLSNIKKVNYDKTTPIQKYSLNIIMNRNDLIGVAQTGSGKTAGYLLPIINHMLINDPPKHTYYEQNNKTSNYYFNRVCLPICLILAPTRELAVQIFYDAKKFCFETGIKPVVLYGGNNIKTQLSNLDKGADIIVATPGRLNDILEKGKIKLFLTTFLVLDEADRMLDMGFSPQIRSIVNDYDMPGNDNDMHTSENKVEYKKYCNDIIKRQTIMFSATFRKEIQVLAKEYLCKYTFLLVGKVGSTNEYIKQNLVFVEEENKCNYLLNLLAENNNGLTILFVETKRKADIIERFLSNQKLNAVCIHGDKSQDERERALKLFKRGIKNILVATDVAARGLDISNIKHVINFDLPSNIDDYIHRIGRTGRAGNIGIATSFVNEDNKNIFKDLLATLEECNQQIPRWFLNLVMKHTASARANRNYKYKFMKNKNNFNNRFNNNNNNNNNMDNRNFHMNNNMHMNNNNNNNNNPFNNNKGPFSNYNQQHHHPFNNKNNSAFNNNNNNNAGTLAFGNNPFNNNNNMYPNNNNNNNNNFPYNNNNNPFNNNKYNNNFKKFDDQKFQRNNFQNVDDNNNEAW, encoded by the coding sequence atgacaaacatgaattataataatagcAATATGAACAGCggatataataaaaatgaagaaggGAACTTATATGTAAGGAATAACTACGCAACGAATacaaatgataatatgtCTAATACCTATAATAAGGGTAATGTTGTTGCAGAGGATGGATCAACTAAcaattttgtatataacCAAATAAGAAATAGTAAAAGAGAAATGAACCATATGGTGTCAAATAGCAATAATGGAAGTAGAAATTATAGTGTTGAACATTTGAATCCTAATAATGAGAATGTAGGATTAAACGATAgcaataatattaataataataatagtaatcatagtaatcataataataataacaacaacaataataataataataataatagtagtagtaATGCTGGTGTTGTAAGGAATgttgataataatagatCATACATGAATTAtgttgataaaaataataatccagaaaatatgaagaataattttggtaataataaatattatgacAATCAAGGgaataatgaaaataatatgttgCATGATCAAATGAAAGGAGGTTTAAATGTTGGTGGTATgaattcttttaataacaataatgtaaataatttaaataatatgcaAATGGAAAATAATAGATTAATGTTtgataacaataataataatattaaaagaaataataattatatgaacaataatattaataataataataataataataataatggaAGAATGGAAAAACCTAGATATAAACCTCCTATGTTAAGAAATCAAGGTAATTTTCACAACAACagaaataattttaatagaatgaattttaataaaggtgtaggaaataataatttcaataacaacaacaacaataataataataataataataatgcCTTTCCAAGAAATTATACTATTCCTCAGACTGCCTGGGCGACTAGAGACAATAGAAGATATTACCCtgaaaaagaagaagaaatatattcaaatgTAAAAAGTGAAAAAGGTGTTaattttgatttatataattctatACCTGTAGAAATCAGTGGATTTAATAGTGAAAATGTTGCAGCCATAGAAACATTTGATGATCCATCTTTAAATTTgaatgaattattattatcaaatattaagaaagttaattatgataaaacAACACctatacaaaaatatagtttaaatattattatgaatagAAATGATTTGATAGGTGTAGCACAAACAGGTAGTGGAAAAACAGCTGGATATTTATTACcaataataaatcatatgTTAATTAATGATCCACCTAAACATACATATTATGAAcagaataataaaacatcaaattattatttcaatCGTGTTTGTTTACCCATTTGTTTAATATTAGCTCCTACGAGAGAATTAGCTgtacaaatattttatgatgCCAAAAAGTTTTGTTTTGAAACAGGTATAAAACCAGTAGTATTATATGGaggaaataatataaaaacgCAATTATCGAATCTTGATAAAGGAGCAGATATAATAGTAGCAACACCTGGAAgattaaatgatatattagaaaaaggaaaaattaaattattccTTACAACATTTTTAGTATTAGATGAAGCTGATCGTATGTTAGATATGGGGTTCTCACCACAAATAAGAAGTATTGTAAATGATTATGACATGCCAGGAAACGATAATGATATGCATACTAGTGAAAACAAAGtggaatataaaaaatattgtaatgatattataaagaGGCAAACTATTATGTTTAGTGCAACTTTTAGAAAAGAAATACAAGTGTTAGcaaaagaatatttatgtaaatatacGTTTTTACTTGTAGGTAAGGTTGGTAGTacaaatgaatatattaaacaaaaTTTGGTCTTTGtagaagaagaaaataaatgtaattatttattaaatctATTAGcagaaaataataatggaTTAACTATCTTATTTGTTgaaacaaaaagaaaagcAGATATTATTGAAAGATTTTTAAGTAATCAGAAATTAAATGCTGTATGTATACATGGTGATAAAAGTCAAGATGAAAGAGAACGAGCCctaaaattatttaaaagaggtatcaaaaatattttagtTGCAACAGATGTAGCAGCAAGAGGTTTAGATATATCAAATATTAAACATGTAATCAATTTTGATTTACCAAGTAATATAGATGATTATATTCATAGAATTGGAAGAACCGGTAGAGCTGGAAATATTGGTATAGCAACATCCTTTGTAAATGAAgacaataaaaatatatttaaagatCTATTGGCAACATTAGAAGAATGTAATCAACAAATCCCTCGTTGGTTTTTAAATTTAGTTATGAAACATACAGCAAGTGCAAGAGCTAatagaaattataaatataagtttatgaaaaataaaaataattttaataacagatttaataataataataataataataataatatggataataggaattttcatatgaacaataatatgcacatgaataataataataataataataataatccatttaataataataagggACCATTTAGTAATTATAATCAACAACATCATCATccatttaataataaaaataatagtgcttttaataataataataataataacgCAGGTACATTAGCATTTGGTAACAATccatttaataataataataatatgtaccccaataataacaataataataataataattttccatataataacaataataaccCATTCAACAATAACaagtataataataacttCAAAAAATTTGATGATCAAAAGTTTCAAAGAAATAATTTCCAAAATGtagatgataataataatgaagcATGGTAA
- a CDS encoding hypothetical protein (conserved Plasmodium protein, unknown function), giving the protein VKVNREILNSQEKEIVYENKYVPHTIAVLVALGIQTSFHNMKRLKVFRFRPYLPISFGIITSCSFLYVHNLYMSRKTISNLIHLYLMSSNEKGVSNKIDQIYKTEEPSDYLYLTRNIS; this is encoded by the exons GTAAAAGTAAA tAGAGAGATATTAAATTCTCaggaaaaagaaattgtATATGAGAATAAATATGTACCTCATACGATAGCTGTTCTAGTTGCTCTTG GAATTCAAACATCTTTTCATAATATGAAGAGACTGAAAGTTTTTCGTTTTAg ACCATATCTTCCAATATCTTTTGGAATAATAA catcttgttcatttttatatgtgcATAACCTATATATGAGTCGTAAAACTATTAGTAACTTAATTCACCTATATTTAATGTCCTCAAACGAAAAGGGAGTATCCAATAAAATCGATcaaat ATATAAAACAGAAGAACCTAGtgattatttatatttaacaAGAAATATTTCATGA